Proteins from a single region of Tachysurus vachellii isolate PV-2020 chromosome 15, HZAU_Pvac_v1, whole genome shotgun sequence:
- the palmda gene encoding palmdelphin: MEEAELLKKRLQAITNKRKVQEDIASKRLEVDKEKLKLQQLKKKSARDLWLMGGTNFGAAQKEQKALDVTQQIKALQNNIHRIEKEIETLEREEFNISINEGRILNRLKAIEKSTEDIIKAANENFKSEPIQNYSQIPDTLKSYTPLNMRKHPSVNQGAKNDQQKPGLFAMEINVQKDLRTGESRVLSTCTVPAQELQQRGIKVYDDGRKTVYALHSTLEQPEANGVDELSPKEVEELLRQATAKWKKPQEQNQNQPQYYKNYQNSHCSELYNIDTSEWPELQCSQSSVHYPYKEIHETAHVFHNYNDENECNYNSNGNSYEIYGGETRSNPKQFYDLQETHSRTQSQHVDSVVNHIPPLSYREDPKLSVLNTLPSDEPVTMIFMGYQKAEEDTHSYEGSVQAELVIIEDGEEEALNSATAFQKCPVRSPQDRDTNNASTHVTSEMSSPASLNSQTV, encoded by the exons ATGGAAGAGGCAGAACTGTTAAAAAAGAGACTTCAAGCCATTACA AATAAACGAAAAGTCCAAGAAGACATTGCGTCAAAGCGGCTGGAGGTCGACAAGGAAAAACTGAAACTACAGCAACTGAAG AAAAAATCTGCAAGAGATCTGTGGCTTATGGGGGGCACAAATTTTGGAGCTGCCCAGAAGGAGCAGAAAGCCCTGGATGTTACCCAGCAGATCAAGGCACTACAGAACAACATTCACCG AATAGAGAAAGAAATTGAGACTCTGGAGAGGGAAGAGTTCAACATCTCCATAAACGAAGGCCGCATCCTGAACAGGCTGAAAGCCATTGAGAAGTCAACTGAGGACATTATTAAG GCAGCAAATGAAAATTTCAAGTCAG AACCTATTCAGAATTATTCACAAATTCCAGATACTCTTAAATCTTATACACCTTTAAACATGAGGAAACATCCATCTGTGAATCAAGGAGCCAAAAATGACCAACAGAAACCCG GTTTGTTTGCCATGGAAATCAACGTACAGAAGGACCTACGCACCGGTGAGAGCCGCGTCCTGTCAACCTGCACAGTACCAGCGCAGGAATTACAGCAGCGTGGCATCAAGGTGTACGATGACGGACGTAAGACTGTGTATGCTTTGCACAGTACCTTGGAACAGCCTGAAGCCAATGGAGTGGATGAGCTTAGCCCTAAGGAGGTAGAGGAGCTCCTAAGACAGGCCACAGCGAAATGGAAGAAACCTCAAGAGCAAAATCAAAATCAGCCACAATATTACAAAAACTACCAGAACAGCCACTGCTCAGAGCTTTACAATATAGATACGAGTGAATGGCCAGAGCTACAGTGTAGTCAGAGTAGTGTACATTATCCCTACAAGGAAATTCATGAAACGGCTCACGTGTTCCACAATTATAATGATGAAAATGAGTGTAATTACAACAGCAATGGCAACAGCTATGAGATATATGGGGGGGAAACGAGAAGCAACCCAAAGCAGTTTTACGACCTCCAAGAGACACACAGCAGAACTCAAAGTCAGCATGTGGACTCTGTTGTAAATCATATACCTCCTTTGTCCTACAGAGAGGACCCTAAACTCAGCGTCCTAAACACTTTGCCTTCAGACGAACCTGTCACTATGATCTTCATGGGATATCAGAAAGCTGAGGAAGATACGCATAGCTACGAAGGCTCCGTTCAGGCGGAGCTCGTCATCATAGAAGATGGTGAGGAAGAAGCCTTAAACAGTGCCACTGCTTTCCAGAAATGTCCTGTCCGTTCTCCCCAGGATCGCGATACCAACAATGCGTCCACACACGTGACCTCTGAGATGTCATCTCCAG CTTCCCTGAACAGCCAAACGGTGTAG